CTTAATTTCGGAGATTTCAAACTTAATATTATGAAGCTTTTTCAGATTTTCTTTGATTTCTTCTAATTCAGTATCTGTGGTGTTTTTTCTTATTTTGTAAACGTCTACAGATTGAATATTCGAATCATTTTCTTGTACAATTTGCGGTTTTTCTTTGGCAATTACTTCAATTTGAAATAAGAAAATAAACCCTGCAAGTACCGGAACCACTGTGTAATACTTCCAGTAGTTTCTCTTTTTTGATTGATTTTTGTTTAACATGACAATTCGTTTTTTGATTAATGATTGATAAAAATGATTGGTGATGGCAACACAGCTTTCCTGCGTTGTTATTTTTAAAAGCGTATACTGATATGCTTTTTTGTCTGATATTTTTTCTGCAGCTTCTTTATCTGCAATAAATTCTAAGTTTTGTGTAACTGCTTTTTTGTAAAGCCAGATTATCGGATTGAACCAAAAAATCACAGAAAAAAGACGCATAATAAGTACATCGATCGTATGATTCTGGTCGCTGTGTACTTTTTCATGCTCAATAATATTTTCCAGTTCTAATTCCGTGTACATTGATGAGTTGTACACGATATATTCGAAATAGGAGAAGGGCGCAATGTTTTCGCTGGTATCTATAAATTTAAAGTCGGCTTGCTGTTGGATTTTTTTGCCTTTTAAAACCAGCTGCAGATTATAAAAATCCAATGCAAATTTTATAAAATGAACTAATAGACCAATTATATAGATAATCAGAATAATATAAAGTCCATAATTAACAGAATCTGTGGCATTGATGTTCTGTACTGAATTCTGCTGTGTTATATTGATATTGGTTAAAGGTTCAGCATCAATCCAGACGATTCTTTTAAAGGAAAGAAAAGGAAGTACAGCCGAAATAATCAATCCGCTGATTAGAAACCAGCGATTACTGCTGAAAAAGGTTTCTTTTCGAAGAAGAAAATAATAAGCGCCATAAAATAATAAAAGTAAACCGGCCGATTTTGCGATATATAAATAAAGTGCTTCCATAATTATTCTTTTCTAAGGGTTATCCGGATTATTACTGCTTAATTATTTTTTGTCTTTTGGGTTTTCGATCATCTCCAGAATTTCACGTAATTCATCGGCAGAAATTTTTTCTTCTTTGGCAAAAAATGAAACCATATTTTTATACGAACTGTTGAAATAATTATCAATAGCGGTTTTCATGTATTTTTTGCTGTACGCTTCGAGAGTGACAACCGGATAATATTGATGCGTGTTTCCAAATGCATTGTGCGCCACAAAACCCTTTTCCTCCAGATTTCGAACAATTGTCGAAAGTGTATTATAATGCGGCTGGTCTTCAGTTATTTCTGCCTGAATTTCTTTTACGAATGCTTTTTTCAGCTTCCATAAAATGTGCATTATCTCTTCTTCTTTGTTGGTTAACTTTTGCATGTTTTCTAATTTTAATTCAAACCTACAACTATTTTTTTAGTTACACAACTATAAATATAGTTATTTAACTAAAAATTTCGTTGTTAAATAAAATTAAAGCACAAAAAAGCGATTCAGAATCAAAGTTAATGATTTGAATTTTAAGTATTTATATGTAAAAGTGATTTTATTTGATTTTCTCCGAAGCCAATTCTTTTTTAATCCAGAAGCAGCAGGAAGTTGCCAGAATACCTATGCAAGCCATAAATAACCAGTTGATTTGATAGCCAAAATCAGAAATGATTTCAAAACCTACCTTAGAGCTTATAATATGTGCCAGACTAAAACTCATCGTGTACAAAGCCATATAACGTCCTTCCTGACCGCGAGGCGCGCGGCTAAGAGCAAATGCATTTGAAAAAGGAAAGGTTAAAATTTCTCCAATCGAAATGCAAATCATACTGATTACCAGGATTCCGGCCCAGATATTAATCATTAAAAGCAGAAAACTAAAGGCCATTACAAAAGATCCAATTATGATAATCCTGATTTTAGGAAATCCTTTTCTTTCCATAAAACCTACCGCAGGCATTTCTAAGGCAAAAATCATAAGACCGTTTAAAGTCATTAATAATCCGGTTTGAAATTCGCTTAATCCGTATTTTTCATTATGATATAAAGGTAAAGTGGTAAAAAGCTGAAAAAATATCATAGCCGTTATAAAACTCACAAACAGAAAAACCCAGAATATTTTATCGTGAAAAACAGATTTAGTATCAGCAGCGCTTTCGGCTTTATCATCATGTTCTACTTTTTTCTTTTCTTTTACTAATAAAGCAAAAATGGATATCGAAATAATACAAGAAGCGCCATCGACCCAGAAAAGTCCTGAATAGCCCATTCCCATAATAATTAATCCTCCAAGTGCAGGACCGGCAGCAAAACCTAAATTCACGGCTAGACGAACCAGAGTTAAAGCGCGGGTTCTGTTTTCTGGTTTGGCATAAGCGCCCAATGAGACAAACATAGCCGGGCGAAACATATCTGCAATCGTCATTAATACGAACATCGCAATACAAAGTGTCCAGAAAGTGGTAATGTACTGTACGAAGA
This portion of the Flavobacterium gelatinilyticum genome encodes:
- a CDS encoding MDR family MFS transporter codes for the protein MLKTAFSHYINNFRGFTREIWILTLITFINRAGTMVLPFLSKYLKEDLHFTYNQVGWIMVSFGFGSMLGSWLGGKLSDKIGFYKIMIFSLFTSGVSLFFVQYITTFWTLCIAMFVLMTIADMFRPAMFVSLGAYAKPENRTRALTLVRLAVNLGFAAGPALGGLIIMGMGYSGLFWVDGASCIISISIFALLVKEKKKVEHDDKAESAADTKSVFHDKIFWVFLFVSFITAMIFFQLFTTLPLYHNEKYGLSEFQTGLLMTLNGLMIFALEMPAVGFMERKGFPKIRIIIIGSFVMAFSFLLLMINIWAGILVISMICISIGEILTFPFSNAFALSRAPRGQEGRYMALYTMSFSLAHIISSKVGFEIISDFGYQINWLFMACIGILATSCCFWIKKELASEKIK
- a CDS encoding M56 family metallopeptidase, which encodes MEALYLYIAKSAGLLLLFYGAYYFLLRKETFFSSNRWFLISGLIISAVLPFLSFKRIVWIDAEPLTNINITQQNSVQNINATDSVNYGLYIILIIYIIGLLVHFIKFALDFYNLQLVLKGKKIQQQADFKFIDTSENIAPFSYFEYIVYNSSMYTELELENIIEHEKVHSDQNHTIDVLIMRLFSVIFWFNPIIWLYKKAVTQNLEFIADKEAAEKISDKKAYQYTLLKITTQESCVAITNHFYQSLIKKRIVMLNKNQSKKRNYWKYYTVVPVLAGFIFLFQIEVIAKEKPQIVQENDSNIQSVDVYKIRKNTTDTELEEIKENLKKLHNIKFEISEIKRNASNQLTSLVVDIKKGSQRAKSVQSSDDETINEFGVVVITYKNGDKKIGIQTIDEKQNKDPKTAVSNKLKQKQNSHVDTNINVSTKTNTHTTTNTSTVVTSHDNNTTNTITVGDASTVVVSNGAKSNMKQGFQLLIIDGKEMPKDFNLEDLPSKNIKSMSVYTGTDALNKYGDRGGNGVIEIETRK
- a CDS encoding BlaI/MecI/CopY family transcriptional regulator; the encoded protein is MQKLTNKEEEIMHILWKLKKAFVKEIQAEITEDQPHYNTLSTIVRNLEEKGFVAHNAFGNTHQYYPVVTLEAYSKKYMKTAIDNYFNSSYKNMVSFFAKEEKISADELREILEMIENPKDKK